A region from the Panicum hallii strain FIL2 chromosome 1, PHallii_v3.1, whole genome shotgun sequence genome encodes:
- the LOC112881871 gene encoding two-component response regulator ORR24-like, with translation MTVEEVKLEVKANGGHGAKDQFPVGMRVLAVDDDPTCLKVLENLLLRCQYHVTTTGQAATALKLLREKKDQFDLVISDVHMPDMDGFKLLELVGLEMDLPVIMLSANGETQTVMKGITHGACDYLLKPVRIEQLRTIWQHVVRRKSSDAKNHGNDNDDSGKKLQLASAEGDNGGVNRNKRTSRKGRDDNGDDGDDSDDSNENGDSSTQKKPRVVWSVELHRKFVAAVNQLGIDKAVPKKILDLMNVENITRENVASHLQKYRLYLKRLSADASRQANLTAAFGGRNPAYVNMGLEAFRQYNNAYGRYRPVPTPNHSQSNNLLARMNSPSAFGMHGLLPSQSLQIGHTQNNLSTSLGNVGGMNNGNLIRGAHMPLQDSSNCFPTGPSGNSFANISNGTTLVPTNNLPLHSLEPSNQQHLGRMHSSSTDPFNSFVGESPQFPDLGRCNTTWPTAVSSSNVHELGQKDSMSQPNLRVNGPKLEPLSSFTEASSQIPLLGNETHGQVASLANTALPMPFNQEAVPFTYGSSANSREMLNNNLALSNSGINSSLPNLRIDNSVVPRQTLDGGNSGGGVPPLQDCRIDQQAVSSQLNYNNDLMGTSRLQRGLSGGLDDIVVDMFRPDRADDGVPFIDGDWELV, from the exons ATGACCGTGGAGGAGGTGAAGCTGGAGGTGAAGGCCAACGGCGGGCATGGGGCCAAGGACCAGTTCCCCGTCGGCATGCGCGTGCTCGCCGTCGACGACGACCCCACCTGCCTCAAGGTCCTCGAGAACCTCCTGCTTCGCTGCCAGTACCATG TGACAACAACTGGGCAGGCAGCCACGGCCCTGAAGCTGTTGAGGGAGAAGAAGGACCAGTTTGACCTTGTGATCAGTGATGTCCACATGCCGGACATGGATGGTTTCAAGCTCCTCGAGCTTGTGGGCCTCGAGATGGACCTCCCAGTCATTA TGTTGTCTGCAAATGGGGAGACACAAACAGTCATGAAGGGTATCACCCATGGAGCATGTGACTACCTGCTGAAGCCAGTGCGTATTGAGCAGTTGCGGACGATATGGCAGCATGTGGTTAGGCGGAAGAGTTCTGATGCCAAGAATCATGGTAATGATAACGATGATTCTGGTAAGAAGTTGCAGTTGGCTAGTGCTGAAGGTGACAATGGCGGTGTTAATCGCAACAAGAGAACTTCACGCAAGGGTAGGGATGATAATGGAGACGACGGTGATGATTCTGATGATAGTAATGAGAATGGAGACTCGTCGACCCAGAAGAAGCCAAGGGTTGTGTGGTCTGTTGAATTGCACCGAAAGTTTGTGGCTGCTGTCAACCAGCTTGGCATTGACA AGGCTGTTCCAAAGAAAATATTGGATCTCATGAATGTTGAGAACATCACAAGGGAGAATGTTGCGAGTCACTTGCAG AAGTACCGGCTGTATTTGAAAAGACTTAGTGCTGATGCGAGCAGGCAGGCTAACCTAACTGCTGCATTTGGAGGAAGGAACCCTGCTTATGTTAACATGGGACTAGAAGCCTTCAGGCAGTACAACAATGCATATGGGAGATATCGGCCAGTTCCAACCCCTAACCATTCACAGTCAAACAACCTTCTTGCAAGGATGAACTCCCCTTCCGCGTTTGGGATGCATGGTTTGCTGCCTTCGCAGTCACTTCAGATCGGACACACCCAGAATAATCTGAGCACTTCCTTGGGCAATGTCGGTGGGATGAACAATGGTAACctgatcaggggtgctcataTGCCACTGCAGGATAGTAGCAATTGCTTTCCTACTGGTCCTTCTGGCAACTCTTTTGCAAACATATCAAATGGCACAACATTGGTTCCAACAAATAACTTGCCATTACATTCTCTAGAGCCAAGCAACCAGCAACACCTTGGTCGGATGCACTCTTCTTCTACCGACCCGTTTAACTCATTTGTTGGTGAGTCTCCCCAGTTTCCAGATCTTGGAAGATGCAACACCACCTGGCCAACAGCAGTTTCATCATCGAACGTTCATGAACTTGGTCAGAAGGACAGCATGTCCCAACCAAACTTGCGTGTGAATGGCCCCAAGCTTGAGCCTCTCTCAAGCTTTACAGAAGCATCCAGTCAGATTCCCTTGCTGGGAAATGAAACGCACGGCCAAGTAGCATCACTAGCAAACACCGCTCTTCCAATGCCCTTCAATCAGGAAGCGGTTCCATTCACATACGGAAGCAGCGCCAACTCAAGAGAGATGCTGAATAACAACCTTGCACTTAGTAATTCAGGCATCAACTCTTCATTGCCGAACCTTCGCATAGACAATTCTGTTGTTCCGAGGCAGACACTGGATGGTGGTAATTCAGGGGGTGGTGTTCCTCCTCTCCAAGATTGCAGGATTGATCAGCAGGCTGTTAGTAGTCAGCTAAACTATAACAACGATCTCATGGGGACAAGTAGGCTGCAAAGGGGACTCAGTGGTGGTCTGGATGACATTGTTGTAGACATGTTTAGGCCG GACCGTGCAGATGACGGTGTCCCCTTCATCGACGGGGACTGGGAGCTGGTCTAG
- the LOC112881790 gene encoding chaperone protein ClpB3, mitochondrial, protein MARSAASRLARAAAATARRQAPGVSREVLPRALAPLAGDASASAAAAAATRRPAWFAAPLGRFPVGAGLTVPPRRLFHSTAPAQHSAAGTSSSSQITPGEFTEMAWEGIVGAVDAARLSKQQIVESEHLMKALLEQKDGLARRIFSKAGIDNTSVLQATDDFISRQPKVVGETSGPIIGSSFVSILDNAKKHKKEYGDEFVSVEHILQAFTSDKRFGQQLFKDLKIVENDLKEAISAVRGSQRVTDQNPEGKYQALEKYGIDLTESARRGKLDPVIGRDDEVRRCIQILCRRTKNNPVIIGEPGVGKTAIAEGLAQRIVRGDVPEPLMNRRLISLDMGALLAGAKFRGDFEERLKAVLKEVTASNGQIILFIDEIHTVVGAGAAGGAMDAGNLLKPMLGRGELRCIGATTLDEYRKYIEKDAALERRFQQVYCGEPAVEDTISILRGLRERYELHHGVKISDGALVAAAVLSDRYITGRFLPDKAIDLVDEAAAKLKMEITSKPIELDEVDREIIRLEMEKLSLKNDTDKASKERLSKLETELESLKQKQKNLSEHWEYEKSLMTRIRSIKEETDRVNLEIEAAEREYDLNRAAELKYGTLLSLQKQLEEAENKLVEFQQSGKSMLREEVTDVDIAEIVSKWTGIPVSNLQQSEREKLLLLEDVLHKRVIGQDIAVKSVANAIRRSRAGLSDPNRPIASFMFMGPTGVGKTELGKTLAEFLFNTENALIRIDMSEYMEKHAVSRLVGAPPGYVGYEEGGQLTESVRRRPYSVVLFDEIEKAHQDVFNILLQLLDDGRITDSQGRTVSFTNCVIIMTSNIGSPLILDTLRNTTDSKEAVYEIMKKQVIEMARQTFRPEFLNRIDEYIVFQPLDTSEINHIVEIQLNRVKSRLKQQKIHLQYTPEAVELLGSLGFDPNYGARPVKRVIQQMVENEIALGVLKGDFKEDDTVLVDVSSAAIAKGLAPQKKLVLQRVENINEELVAND, encoded by the exons ATGGCGCGCTCCGCCGCGTCCAGGctcgcgcgcgccgcggcggccaccgcccgccgccagGCCCCCGGCGTTAGCCGCGAGGTCCTTCCGCGGGCCCTCGCTCCGCTCGCGGGTGatgcctccgcctccgccgccgcagccgccgccacgAGGAGGCCGGCGTGGTTCGCTGCGCCTCTGGGGCGGTTTCCCGTCGGGGCCGGGCTCACGGTGCCGCCGCGCCGGCTGTTCCACTCCACGGCGCCCGCTCAGCACAGCGCAGCCGGCACCTCGTCCTCGTCTCAG ATAACACCGGGAGAATTCACTGAAATGGCTTGGGAGGGCATTGTTGGTGCAGTTGATGCAGCAAGATTATCGAAGCAGCAAATAGTGGAGTCCGAGCACCTGATGAAAGCTCTTCTGGAGCAAAAGGATGGATTGGCACGCAGGATATTTTCAAAAGCTGGAATAGACAACACATCAGTTCTACAAGCTACTGATGACTTTATATCTAGACAGCCAAAG GTTGTTGGTGAAACGTCTGGGCCAATTATAGGGTCAAGTTTTGTTTCAATATTGGATAACGCAAAGAAGCATAAAAAAGAATATGGTGATGAGTTTGTGTCAGTTGAGCACATCCTGCAAGCATTCACTTCAGATAAAAGGTTTGGGCAGCAGCTGTTTAAAGATCTCAAAATTGTGGAGAATGATCTTAAAGAAGCTATTTCAGCAGTACGTGGAAGCCAGCGAGTCACAGATCAGA ATCCGGAAGGAAAGTACCAGGCCCTAGAGAAGTATGGTATTGACTTGACAGAATCAGCTCGGCGTGGAAAACTTGATCCTGTTATAGGCCGTGATGATGAAGTGCGCAGATGCATTCAGATTCTATGCAGGAGAACTAAAAACAATCCTGTAATTATTGGCGAGCCAGGAGTTGGCAAAACTGCTATTGCCGAAGG ATTGGCTCAGCGTATCGTGCGGGGAGATGTTCCTGAACCTTTGATGAATAGAAGG CTTATTTCATTGGATATGGGAGCACTACTTGCTGGGGCTAAATTCCGTGGTGATTTTGAGGAGAGACTAAAGGCTGTTCTAAAGGAGGTCACTGCTTCTAATGGGCAAATCATCTTGTTCATTGATGAGATCCATACAGTAGTTGGTGCAG GAGCCGCTGGTGGAGCGATGGATGCTGGTAACCTGTTGAAGCCAATGCTAGGCCGTGGAGAACTCCGCTGCATCGGAGCAACAACATTGGATGAGTACAGGAAGTACATCGAGAAGGATGCTGCTCTCGAGCGTAGgttccagcaggtttattgtgGTGAGCCAGCAGTTGAGGATACCATTTCCATACTGCGTGGCTTGCGAGAGAGATATGAACTGCATCATGGTGTTAAAATATCAGATGGAGCTCTTGTTGCTGCAGCAGTTTTATCAGATCGTTACATCACTGGACGTTTTTTGCCAGACAAAG CCATTGATCTGGTTGACGAAGCAGCTGCTAAGCTCAAAATGGAGATAACATCAAAACCTATTGAATTGGATGAGGTAGACAGAGAAATCATAAGGCTTGAAATGGAGAAGCTCtcattgaagaatgacacgGATAAAGCGTCCAAAGAACGACTGAGCAAGCTTGAAACTGAACTAGAATCTCTCAAGCAGAAGCAGAAAAACCTTTCGGAACATTGGGAATACGAGAAGTCCTTGATGACTCGTATAAGATCAATTAAGGAAGAG ACTGACAGAGTGAACCTGGAGATTGAAGCTGCTGAGAGAGAATATGATTTAAATCGTGCTGCTGAACTCAAGTATGGAACACTTCTGTCACTACAGAAACAGTTGGAAGAGGCTGAGAATAAACTTGTTGAATTCCAGCAATCAGGGAAGTCAATGCTTCGAGAAGAGGTGACTGATGTTGACATTGCCGAGATTGTTAGCAAATGGACTGGTATTCCAGTGTCGAACCTTCAACAGTCTGAAAGAGAAAAGTTACTGCTGCTGGAAGACGTGCTTCACAAGAGGGTTATTGGCCAAGATATTGCAGTCAAGTCAGTGGCTAATGCCATCCGTCGTTCTAGGGCAGGCCTATCAGACCCTAACCGGCCGATTGCAAGCTTTATGTTTATGGGACCTACAGGTGTTGGAAAGACTGAACTGGGTAAGACACTGGCTGAATTCCTCTTCAACACTGAGAATGCCCTAATCAGGAttgatatgagcgagtacatgGAAAAGCATGCTGTTTCCCGCTTGGTCGGGGCTCCACCTGGATATGTCGGTTATGAGGAAGGGGGGCAATTGACTGAATCTGTTCGCCGCCGGCCTTACTCTGTTGTTCTCTTTGACGAAATTGAGAAAGCACACCAGGATGTCTTCAACATCTTGTTGCAGCTGTTGGACGATGGTAGAATAACTGATTCCCAGGGAAGGACTGTCAGCTTCACTAACTGTGTCATCATCATGACCTCAAACATTGGGTCGCCATTGATCCTGGACACGCTTAGAAACACCACGGACAGCAAGGAGGCCGTGTATGAGATAATGAAGAAGCAGGTGATCGAGATGGCCCGGCAAACATTCAGACCAGAATTCTTGAACAGGATAGATGAGTACATTGTGTTCCAACCACTAGACACAAGTGAGATCAACCACATTGTGGAGATCCAG CTGAACCGGGTCAAGAGCCGGCTGAAACAACAGAAGATTCATCTCCAATATACACCAGAGGCCGTGGAGCTTCTGGGGTCTCTTGGCTTTGACCCGAACTACGGTGCAAGGCCTGTCAAGAGAGTGATTCAGCAGATGGTGGAGAACGAGATTGCCCTTGGTGTTCTGAAGGGCGATTTCAAGGAAGACGACACTGTCCTCGTGGATGTGAGTTCTGCAGCAATCGCAAAAGGCCTTGCTCCACAGAAGAAACTGGTCTTGCAGAGGGTAGAAAACATAAACGAAGAGTTAGTTGCCAATGACTAG